One window from the genome of Palaemon carinicauda isolate YSFRI2023 chromosome 24, ASM3689809v2, whole genome shotgun sequence encodes:
- the LOC137618446 gene encoding calphotin-like, whose translation MPDQCPFPYAHPHTHPHPYKQTPSPPIFGRPFSEEHVIRPSTTGKFSDDAIFLRHDAHGVVVMQMFPAIALTAYPLSCLLPSVLITATVLIAATVLITATVTIAITVPIAATVLPAATVLPAATVLPAATVLPAATVLITATVLPAATVLPAATVLITATVLPAATVLITATVLPAATVLPAATVLIAATVLPAAIVLIAATVFITATITIAVTMPIAVTMPIAANVLPAATVLIAATVLSAAIVLIAATVLIAVTVTIAVTVPIAATVLPAAIVLIAATVFITATITIAVTMPIAVTMPIAANVLPAATVLPAATVLIAAIVLIAATVFIATTVFIAATVLIAPTVLIAATVLPAAIVLIVATVLPAATVLPAATVLIAATVLPAAIVLIAATVLIAVTVTIAVTVPIAATVLPAAIVLIAATVFITATITIAVTMPIAVTMPIAANVLPAATVLIAATVLPAAIVLIAATVLIAVTVTIAVTVPIAATVLPAAIVLIAATVFITATITIAVTMPIAVTMPIAANVLPAATVLIAATVLPAAIVLIAATVLIAVTVTIAVTVPIAATVLPAAIVLIAATVFITATITIAVTMPIAVTMPIAANVLPAATVLPAATVLIAAIVLIAATVFIATTVFIAATVLIAPTVLIAATVLPAAIVLIVATVLPAATVLPAATVLIAATVLIAATVLPAAILLIVATVLTAATVLPAATVVIAATVLIAATVLSAAIVLIAATILIAATVLIAATVLPAAIVLIASTVLVAATVLVAATVLVAATVLVAATVLPAATVLKAATVLPAAIVLIAATVLISATVLPTATVLIAATVLIAATVLSAAIVLIAATILIAATVLIAATVLPAAIVLIAATVLIAATVLIAATVLPTATVLIAATVLPAAIVLIAATVLISATVLPAAIVLIAATVLITATITIDVTMPIAATVLPAATVLIAATVLIAATVLPAAIVLIAATVLIATTVLPAATVIIAVIVLPAATVLIAATVLIAATVLIAATVLPAAIVLIAATVLIAATVLIATTVLPAATVLIAVIVLIAVTVLPAATVFITATVTIAVTMPIAVTMPIAVTMPIAATVLPAATVLITATVLLRDDLRKKGTII comes from the coding sequence CTGCCCTCTGTACTTATAACTGCCACCGTACTTATAGCTGCCACTGTACTTATAACTGCTACCGTAACTATAGCTATCACCGTGCCTATAGCCGCCACTGTACTTCCAGCTGCCACTGTACTTCCAGCTGCCACTGTACTTCCAGCTGCCACTGTACTTCCAGCTGCCACTGTACTTATAACCGCCACTGTACTTCCAGCTGCCACTGTACTTCCAGCTGCCACTGTACTTATAACCGCCACTGTACTTCCAGCTGCCACTGTACTTATAACCGCCACTGTACTTCCAGCTGCCACTGTACTTCCAGCTGCCACTGTACTTATAGCTGCCACTGTACTTCCAGCTGCCATTGTACTTATAGCTGCCACTGTATTTATAACTGCTACCATAACTATAGCTGTCACCATGCCTATAGCTGTCACCATGCCTATAGCTGCCAATGTACTTCCAGCTGCCACTGTACTTATAGCTGCCACTGTACTTTCAGCTGCCATTGTACTTATAGCTGCCACTGTTCTTATAGCTGTTACCGTAACTATAGCTGTCACTGTGCCTATAGCTGCCACTGTACTTCCAGCTGCAATTGTACTTATAGCTGCCACTGTATTTATAACTGCTACCATAACTATAGCTGTCACCATGCCTATAGCTGTCACCATGCCTATAGCTGCCAATGTACTTCCAGCTGCCACTGTACTTCCAGCTGCCACTGTACTTATAGCTGCCATTGTACTTATAGCTGCCACTGTATTTATAGCTACCACTGTATTTATAGCTGCCACTGTACTTATAGCTCCCACTGTACTTATAGCCGCGACCGTACTTCCAGCTGCCATTGTACTTATAGTTGCCACAGTACTTCCAGCTGCCACTGTACTTCCAGCTGCCACTGTACTTATAGCTGCCACTGTACTTCCAGCTGCCATTGTACTTATAGCTGCCACTGTTCTTATAGCTGTTACCGTAACTATAGCTGTCACTGTGCCTATAGCTGCCACTGTACTTCCAGCTGCAATTGTACTTATAGCTGCCACTGTATTTATAACTGCTACCATAACTATAGCTGTCACCATGCCTATAGCTGTCACCATGCCTATAGCTGCCAATGTACTTCCAGCTGCCACTGTACTTATAGCTGCCACTGTACTTCCAGCTGCCATTGTACTTATAGCTGCCACTGTTCTTATAGCTGTTACCGTAACTATAGCTGTCACTGTGCCTATAGCTGCCACTGTACTTCCAGCTGCCATTGTACTTATAGCTGCCACTGTATTTATAACTGCTACCATAACTATAGCTGTCACCATGCCTATAGCTGTCACCATGCCTATAGCTGCCAATGTACTTCCAGCTGCCACTGTACTTATAGCTGCCACTGTACTTCCAGCTGCCATTGTACTTATAGCTGCCACTGTTCTTATAGCTGTTACCGTAACTATAGCTGTCACTGTGCCTATAGCTGCCACTGTACTTCCAGCTGCAATTGTACTTATAGCTGCCACTGTATTTATAACTGCTACCATAACTATAGCTGTCACCATGCCTATAGCTGTCACCATGCCTATAGCTGCCAATGTACTTCCAGCTGCCACTGTACTTCCAGCTGCCACTGTACTTATAGCTGCCATTGTACTTATAGCTGCCACTGTATTTATAGCTACCACTGTATTTATAGCTGCCACTGTACTTATAGCTCCCACTGTACTTATAGCCGCGACCGTACTTCCAGCTGCCATTGTACTTATAGTTGCCACAGTACTTCCAGCTGCCACTGTACTTCCAGCTGCCACTGTACTTATAGCTGCCACTGTACTTATAGCCGCCACTGTACTTCCAGCTGCCATTTTACTTATAGTTGCCACTGTACTTACAGCTGCCACTGTACTTCCAGCGGCCACTGTAGTTATAGCCGCCACTGTACTTATAGCCGCCACTGTACTTTCAGCTGCCATTGTACTTATAGCTGCCACTATACTTATAGCTGCCACTGTACTTATAGCCGCCACTGTACTTCCAGCTGCGATTGTACTTATAGCTTCCACTGTACTTGTAGCTGCCACTGTACTTGTAGCTGCCACTGTACTTGTAGCTGCCACTGTACTTGTAGCTGCCACTGTACTTCCAGCTGCCACTGTACTTAAAGCCGCCACTGTACTTCCAGCTGCCATTGTACTTATAGCTGCCACTGTACTTATATCCGCCACTGTACTTCCAACTGCCACTGTACTTATAGCCGCCACTGTACTTATAGCCGCCACTGTACTTTCAGCTGCCATTGTACTTATAGCTGCCACTATACTTATAGCTGCCACTGTACTTATAGCCGCCACTGTACTTCCAGCTGCCATTGTACTTATAGCTGCCACTGTACTTATAGCTGCCACTGTACTTATAGCTGCCACTGTACTTCCAACTGCCACTGTACTTATAGCCGCCACTGTACTTCCAGCTGCCATTGTACTTATAGCTGCCACTGTACTTATATCCGCCACTGTACTTCCAGCTGCTATTGTACTTATAGCTGCCACTGTACTTATAACTGCTACCATAACTATAGATGTCACCATGCCTATAGCCGCCACTGTACTTCCAGCTGCCACTGTACTTATAGCTGCCACTGTACTTATAGCCGCCACTGTACTTCCAGCTGCCATTGTACTTATAGCTGCCACTGTACTTATAGCCACCACTGTACTTCCAGCTGCCACTGTAATTATAGCTGTCATTGTACTTCCAGCTGCCACTGTACTTATAGCTGCCACTGTACTTATAGCCGCCACTGTACTTATAGCTGCCACTGTACTTCCAGCCGCCATTGTACTTATAGCTGCCACTGTACTTATAGCTGCCACTGTACTTATAGCCACCACTGTACTTCCAGCTGCCACTGTACTTATAGCTGTCATTGTACTTATAGCTGTCACTGTACTTCCAGCTGCCACTGTATTTATAACTGCTACCGTAACTATAGCTGTCACCATGCCTATAGCTGTCACCATGCCTATAGCTGTCACCATGCCTATAGCTGCCACTGTACTTCCAGCTGCCACTGTACTTATAACCGCCACTGTACTTTTGAGGGACGATCTACGCAAAAAAGGAACGATAATATGA